One stretch of Streptomyces sp. A2-16 DNA includes these proteins:
- a CDS encoding glycosyl hydrolase family 28 protein, producing the protein MKPPTDPRFRSRAAAIVLLVLAVVLGLGHPAAPAPQDPPRAAAVFDVRDYGAKGDGSANDTPAVNKAINAASSAADGGVVRFPPGDYRSKNTIHMKSHVTLQLDKGATLQGSGADTYDKAESNPYDAYQDYGHSHFHNAMIHGDRLTDIGFVGQGVIDGMGNLITGNPKSGEADKIISLTRCDGLTIGDGLTLRRGGHFAALVNGCKNVISDHLTIDTASDRDGWNIISTTDVTVTNANIRANDDALVFKSDYALGAKLSNGHVRVNDSFLSARCCNALMFGSETCGDFSDYRFENIRIDGADKSGLGMVSMDGAKISDVHYRDITMTNVHSPIMQKIGTRKRCGNSPGVGSISDITYDDITATGSSPSFSPTLWGESGHRIKGVTFDNVDITVPGGNGTMSTGVPANDPKDYNPKAIGTRPAYGWYLHNADDIRFTDSSVTFAADDGRPAFIADAADGIRLTRFTARKGGGSPFDVGFQNVTGGCLTDSHNTSGGALRISGGQDCGTAVEPLDLENPRQDFLRASVGGLFLHWGLRTAPAHTSCTAWESDVTNGGWNADYWVKEAQKLHTQYLVLATFHSRLGYARPWPSAIPGSCSTRRDFLGELITAAKAKGMKVVLYMTNDPQWHDEGGHEWLDSAAYSAYKGKNVDLTTNDGFGQFSYDNFFEVMDRYPELGGFWIDNDNAYWESHDLYRQIYEKRPNYTLSNNNEDTPIMDMISNEQKTGMTPAYDYPQAVYTSQPRLTEADFKLPSSGAWWYDGSNPSVDRALTLGRLITNAGSSVKALMAETAQVNGKFPANQTAFNTFADSYLDPIWESLHGTEGGGYMYGGLKPGAWNDGAYGATTIAKGDPDRQYIHVLTPPSTSTLRIRDNGYRVASVTNLRTGAAVSWSQSGGVLTLTGLGAWDPYDTVFKVTTAGRQGILTGVKVSASASASGHAGSAAGDGDHRTYWDSDKTLPVNLTFDLGSSKKVQYLGLNQREDSVAYARSDTEQSARIKDYKVYLSADGSTWGSPVKTGQLPSRRGIQGIDLTAANARYVRLEVDSTWAAATDTSRYKRLRIDEAWIGTSYATPANGGQS; encoded by the coding sequence TTGAAACCCCCCACCGACCCACGCTTCCGCTCCCGGGCAGCGGCGATCGTCCTCCTCGTCCTCGCCGTCGTCCTCGGGCTCGGTCACCCGGCGGCCCCGGCCCCGCAGGACCCGCCCCGGGCCGCCGCCGTCTTCGACGTACGCGACTACGGAGCCAAGGGAGACGGCTCCGCCAACGACACACCCGCCGTCAACAAGGCGATCAACGCGGCGAGTTCGGCGGCGGACGGCGGAGTCGTCCGCTTCCCGCCCGGTGACTACAGGTCGAAGAACACCATCCACATGAAGAGCCATGTGACGCTCCAGCTCGACAAGGGCGCCACCCTCCAGGGCTCCGGCGCCGACACCTACGACAAGGCCGAGTCCAATCCGTACGACGCCTACCAGGACTACGGGCACAGCCACTTCCACAACGCGATGATCCACGGCGACCGGCTGACCGACATCGGCTTCGTCGGCCAGGGCGTCATCGACGGCATGGGCAACCTGATCACCGGCAACCCGAAGTCCGGCGAGGCCGACAAGATCATCTCCCTCACCCGGTGCGACGGACTCACGATCGGCGACGGCCTCACCCTCCGCCGCGGCGGCCACTTCGCGGCGCTCGTCAACGGCTGCAAGAACGTGATCTCGGACCACCTGACCATCGACACCGCGAGCGACCGCGACGGCTGGAACATCATCTCCACGACGGACGTCACGGTGACGAACGCGAACATCAGGGCCAACGACGACGCCCTGGTCTTCAAGAGCGACTACGCCCTCGGCGCCAAGCTCTCCAACGGCCACGTCCGCGTCAACGACAGCTTTCTGTCCGCCCGTTGCTGCAACGCCCTCATGTTCGGCTCGGAGACCTGCGGCGACTTCTCGGACTACCGGTTCGAGAACATCCGCATCGACGGCGCCGACAAGTCCGGGCTCGGCATGGTGTCGATGGACGGCGCGAAGATCTCGGACGTCCACTACCGCGACATCACGATGACGAACGTCCACTCGCCGATCATGCAGAAGATCGGCACCCGAAAGCGGTGCGGCAACAGTCCCGGTGTCGGATCGATCAGCGACATCACGTACGACGACATCACGGCCACCGGCAGCAGTCCGTCCTTCAGCCCGACCCTGTGGGGCGAGAGCGGCCACCGCATCAAGGGCGTGACCTTCGACAACGTCGACATCACGGTCCCGGGCGGCAACGGCACCATGTCCACCGGTGTGCCGGCCAACGACCCGAAGGACTACAACCCCAAGGCCATCGGCACCCGGCCGGCCTACGGCTGGTACCTCCACAACGCCGACGACATCCGCTTCACCGACAGTTCGGTGACGTTCGCCGCGGACGACGGCCGCCCGGCGTTCATCGCCGACGCGGCCGACGGCATCCGGCTCACCCGTTTCACCGCGCGCAAAGGCGGCGGCTCCCCGTTCGACGTGGGCTTCCAGAACGTCACGGGCGGCTGTCTCACGGACAGCCACAACACGTCCGGCGGCGCCCTGCGCATCTCGGGAGGCCAGGACTGCGGTACGGCGGTCGAACCGCTGGATCTGGAGAACCCCCGCCAGGATTTCCTCCGCGCCTCGGTGGGAGGGCTGTTCCTGCACTGGGGCCTGCGCACCGCGCCCGCCCACACCAGCTGCACCGCCTGGGAGAGCGACGTCACGAACGGCGGCTGGAACGCCGACTACTGGGTGAAGGAGGCCCAGAAGCTGCACACCCAGTACCTGGTCCTCGCCACCTTCCACAGCCGCCTCGGCTACGCCCGCCCCTGGCCGTCCGCGATCCCCGGATCCTGCTCCACCCGGCGGGACTTCCTCGGCGAGCTGATCACGGCCGCCAAGGCCAAGGGGATGAAGGTCGTCCTCTACATGACCAACGACCCCCAGTGGCACGACGAGGGCGGCCACGAGTGGCTCGACTCGGCCGCCTACTCCGCCTACAAGGGCAAGAACGTCGACCTGACCACCAACGACGGCTTCGGGCAGTTCAGTTACGACAACTTCTTCGAGGTCATGGACCGCTATCCCGAGCTCGGCGGCTTCTGGATCGACAACGACAACGCCTACTGGGAGAGCCACGACCTCTACCGGCAGATCTACGAGAAGCGTCCGAACTACACGCTCAGCAACAACAACGAGGACACGCCGATCATGGACATGATCAGCAATGAGCAGAAGACGGGGATGACACCGGCGTACGACTACCCGCAGGCCGTCTACACCTCCCAACCCCGGCTCACCGAGGCGGACTTCAAGCTGCCGTCGAGCGGTGCCTGGTGGTACGACGGCTCGAACCCGTCCGTCGACCGCGCGCTCACCCTCGGCCGCCTGATCACCAACGCGGGCTCGTCGGTGAAGGCGCTCATGGCGGAGACCGCCCAGGTCAACGGCAAGTTCCCGGCCAACCAGACCGCCTTCAACACCTTCGCCGACTCCTACCTGGACCCGATCTGGGAATCCCTGCACGGCACCGAGGGCGGTGGCTACATGTACGGCGGCCTCAAACCCGGCGCCTGGAACGACGGCGCGTACGGCGCCACGACCATCGCCAAGGGCGACCCGGACCGGCAGTACATCCATGTCCTCACCCCGCCCAGCACGTCCACCCTGCGCATCCGCGACAACGGCTACCGCGTCGCGTCGGTCACCAACCTCCGTACGGGCGCAGCGGTTTCGTGGTCGCAGTCGGGCGGCGTACTCACCCTCACCGGCCTCGGCGCCTGGGACCCGTACGACACGGTGTTCAAGGTCACCACGGCCGGCCGCCAGGGCATCCTCACCGGCGTCAAGGTGAGCGCGAGCGCCTCGGCGAGCGGACATGCCGGCTCGGCCGCCGGTGACGGTGACCACCGCACCTACTGGGACAGCGACAAGACCCTCCCGGTCAACCTCACCTTCGACCTCGGCAGCTCGAAGAAGGTCCAGTACCTCGGGCTCAACCAGCGGGAGGACTCCGTGGCCTACGCCCGCTCGGACACCGAGCAGTCCGCGCGGATCAAGGACTACAAGGTGTATCTGAGCGCCGACGGCTCCACCTGGGGCAGCCCGGTGAAGACCGGCCAACTGCCGAGCCGCCGCGGCATCCAGGGCATCGACCTCACCGCGGCCAACGCCCGCTACGTCCGCCTCGAAGTCGACTCCACCTGGGCCGCCGCCACCGACACGAGCCGCTACAAGCGGCTGCGGATCGACGAGGCATGGATCGGCACGTCGTACGCCACACCCGCGAACGGGGGACAGTCATGA
- a CDS encoding AMP-dependent synthetase/ligase, which yields MREFTNPPLALAPPVGGLADVVFEHAQNDPVHIALGRKDGDGRWRDVTSAEFRDEVMALAKGLLAQGIRFGDRVAIMSRTRYEWTLFDFALWTIGAQVVPVYPTSSAEQCFWALYDAECTAAIVEHEDHAMTIATVIDRLPQLHRLWQLDSGAVQELYDAGTAIEDEVVHRHRQAVTPDSVATIIYTSGTTGRPKGCVITHGNFMYEADTVIERWEPVFHSKKGDEAATLLFLPLAHVFGRMVQVAAIRGRVRFGHQPQMNAAALLPDLAAFKPTFFLGVPYIFEKVFNASRRKAEKEGKAGPFEKAVDVAVKYAEAMEAKAWGIGPGPSAGLRMQHQLFDKLVYSKMRAAMGGRIKQAMTGGSAMDRKLGLFFAGAGVHIYEGYGLTESTAAATANPPERTRYGTVGQPIPGMTVHIADDGEIWLYGANIFQGYLNNEKATDETLHDGWLATGDLGSLDEDGYLTITGRKKEILVTSGGKSVSPGVLEERVRDHPLVSQCIVVGNDRPYVAALVTLDQEAVEHWLGMRDKPRMSPAQLVRDADLETEVRRAVVAANTLVSQAESIRTFRILAQPFTEEHGLLTPSLKLKRKAIETAYANEVEALYRA from the coding sequence TTGCGCGAGTTCACCAACCCTCCGTTGGCGTTGGCACCCCCGGTGGGCGGACTGGCCGACGTCGTCTTCGAGCATGCCCAGAACGACCCCGTGCACATCGCCCTCGGCCGCAAGGACGGGGACGGCCGGTGGCGGGACGTGACCTCCGCCGAGTTCCGTGACGAGGTCATGGCCCTCGCCAAGGGACTGCTCGCCCAGGGCATCCGCTTCGGCGACCGGGTCGCGATCATGTCCCGCACCCGCTACGAGTGGACGCTGTTCGACTTCGCGCTGTGGACGATCGGCGCACAGGTGGTGCCGGTCTATCCGACCTCCTCGGCCGAGCAGTGCTTCTGGGCGCTGTACGACGCCGAGTGCACGGCGGCGATCGTGGAGCACGAGGACCACGCGATGACGATCGCCACCGTCATCGACCGGCTGCCCCAGCTGCACCGGCTGTGGCAGCTGGACTCCGGCGCGGTGCAGGAGCTGTACGACGCCGGCACCGCCATCGAGGACGAGGTGGTGCACCGCCACCGGCAGGCGGTGACCCCGGACTCGGTCGCGACGATCATCTACACCTCGGGCACCACCGGCCGCCCCAAGGGCTGTGTGATCACCCACGGCAACTTCATGTACGAGGCGGACACCGTCATCGAGCGCTGGGAGCCGGTGTTCCACTCCAAGAAGGGCGACGAGGCGGCGACCCTGCTGTTCCTGCCGCTCGCGCACGTCTTCGGGCGGATGGTGCAGGTCGCGGCGATCCGCGGCAGGGTCCGCTTCGGCCATCAGCCGCAGATGAACGCGGCCGCCCTGCTGCCGGACCTCGCCGCGTTCAAGCCGACGTTCTTCCTCGGGGTGCCGTACATCTTCGAGAAGGTGTTCAACGCCTCCCGCCGCAAGGCCGAGAAGGAGGGCAAGGCCGGGCCGTTCGAGAAGGCCGTCGACGTGGCCGTGAAATACGCGGAGGCCATGGAGGCCAAGGCCTGGGGCATCGGGCCCGGCCCCTCGGCGGGGCTGCGGATGCAGCACCAGCTCTTCGACAAGCTCGTGTACTCCAAGATGCGGGCGGCGATGGGCGGCCGCATCAAGCAGGCCATGACCGGCGGTTCGGCCATGGACCGCAAACTGGGGCTGTTCTTCGCCGGCGCGGGTGTGCACATCTACGAGGGCTACGGCCTCACCGAGTCGACGGCGGCCGCCACCGCCAACCCGCCCGAGCGCACCCGCTACGGCACCGTCGGGCAGCCCATCCCGGGCATGACGGTCCACATCGCGGACGACGGCGAGATCTGGCTCTACGGCGCCAACATCTTCCAGGGGTACCTCAACAACGAGAAGGCCACCGACGAGACGCTGCACGACGGCTGGCTCGCCACCGGTGACCTCGGCTCCCTCGACGAGGACGGCTACCTCACCATCACCGGCCGCAAGAAGGAGATCCTGGTCACCTCCGGCGGCAAGAGCGTCTCCCCCGGTGTGCTGGAGGAGCGGGTGCGCGACCATCCGCTGGTCTCGCAGTGCATCGTGGTGGGCAACGACCGGCCCTACGTCGCCGCGCTGGTCACCCTCGACCAGGAGGCCGTCGAGCACTGGCTGGGGATGCGCGACAAGCCCCGGATGTCCCCGGCGCAGCTGGTACGGGACGCCGACCTGGAGACCGAGGTGCGGCGCGCGGTGGTCGCCGCCAACACCCTGGTCTCGCAGGCCGAGTCGATCCGCACCTTCCGTATCCTGGCACAGCCCTTCACCGAGGAGCACGGGCTGCTGACGCCGTCGCTCAAGCTCAAGCGCAAGGCGATCGAGACGGCGTACGCGAACGAGGTCGAGGCCCTGTACCGGGCCTGA
- a CDS encoding PQQ-dependent sugar dehydrogenase, translating to MKTNRLLPYGLAAALALPLAGLSQGSALAATDYQAEDATVVQGTVATNHTGYTGTGFVDYTNVIGSYVEFTVSAASAGTTAVTFRYANGTATDRPMDISVNGTVVAPAVSFPATADWNTWATRTVDVPLTAGSGKIRATATTAGGGPNLDRIGVAAATDSQAPSRPGQPSCSDIGEDGLTLAWGAATDNVGVTAYDLYEHGNKIGEAPGSSTSKALTGLTPGTTYNLTVIARDAAGNTSPASPVVDCTTKASSDTTPPTKPGTLSAADVTANSAALSWGASTDNRAVAGYDVRSDTTVYKSVTTGTSTTLTGLACNSPYSLNVVARDAAGNVSPPSNTVTFTTKACATDGGVPSSVATLSSGWTIPWGVFWLPDGKSALVTERDDFRVWKVTKEGTKTQVGTVPNAVTTNGEGGLLGVAVDPKWETNHRVYFMHTASEGNRVVRMTYDGTALSDYTVLLQGIKKNRYHNGGRLAFGPDGYLYVSTGEAQTPDLAQDKSSLNGKILRMTTDGRPAPGNPFGTYVYSLGHRNPQGLAFDRNGRLWEAEFGNSSKDELNLIKPGANYGWPVCEGACSTAGMTNPKATWNVSEASPSGIAIVRNVVYMASLRGERLWRIPITGDSESVGTPTAYYVGTYGRLRTVTKVPGADQLWLSTTNCDNNGGAADGSDKIFRVTIS from the coding sequence GTGAAAACAAACAGACTTCTGCCCTACGGCCTCGCCGCCGCCCTCGCTCTGCCGCTCGCCGGCCTGAGCCAGGGCAGCGCGCTCGCGGCCACCGACTACCAGGCGGAGGACGCGACCGTCGTGCAGGGCACGGTGGCCACCAACCACACCGGCTACACGGGCACCGGCTTCGTCGACTACACCAACGTCATAGGCTCGTACGTGGAGTTCACGGTGAGCGCCGCCTCGGCGGGCACCACGGCCGTCACCTTCCGCTACGCCAACGGGACCGCCACCGACCGCCCCATGGACATCTCCGTGAACGGCACGGTCGTCGCGCCCGCCGTCTCCTTCCCGGCCACCGCCGACTGGAACACCTGGGCCACCAGGACCGTCGACGTCCCGCTCACCGCGGGCTCGGGCAAGATCCGCGCGACCGCCACCACCGCGGGCGGCGGTCCCAACCTCGACCGCATCGGCGTCGCCGCCGCCACCGACTCCCAGGCCCCGAGCCGCCCCGGGCAGCCCAGTTGCTCCGACATCGGCGAGGACGGACTCACGCTCGCGTGGGGCGCCGCCACCGACAACGTGGGCGTGACGGCGTACGACCTCTACGAGCACGGCAACAAGATCGGTGAGGCGCCCGGCAGTTCGACCAGCAAGGCGCTCACCGGCCTCACCCCCGGCACCACCTACAACCTCACCGTCATCGCCCGGGACGCGGCCGGCAACACGTCCCCGGCGAGCCCCGTCGTCGACTGCACCACCAAGGCCAGCTCCGACACGACCCCGCCGACGAAGCCCGGCACCCTGTCCGCGGCGGACGTCACGGCGAACAGCGCCGCCCTGAGCTGGGGTGCCTCCACCGACAACCGGGCGGTCGCCGGCTACGACGTGCGCAGTGACACCACCGTCTACAAGTCCGTCACCACCGGCACCTCGACGACGTTGACCGGGCTGGCCTGCAACAGCCCGTACAGCCTGAACGTCGTCGCCCGGGACGCGGCCGGCAATGTCTCCCCGCCGAGCAACACGGTCACCTTCACCACCAAGGCGTGCGCCACCGACGGCGGTGTCCCGTCCTCGGTCGCCACCCTCTCCTCGGGCTGGACGATCCCCTGGGGCGTCTTCTGGCTGCCCGACGGCAAGAGCGCGCTGGTCACCGAGCGGGACGACTTCCGGGTCTGGAAGGTGACCAAGGAGGGCACGAAGACGCAGGTCGGGACCGTCCCGAACGCCGTCACCACCAACGGCGAGGGCGGACTGCTCGGTGTCGCCGTCGACCCGAAGTGGGAGACGAACCACCGCGTCTACTTCATGCACACCGCGTCCGAGGGCAACCGCGTGGTCCGCATGACGTACGACGGGACCGCCCTGAGCGACTACACGGTCCTCCTGCAGGGCATCAAGAAGAACCGCTACCACAACGGCGGCCGCCTCGCCTTCGGCCCCGACGGCTACCTGTACGTCTCCACCGGAGAGGCCCAGACGCCCGATCTGGCGCAGGACAAGAGCTCCCTCAACGGCAAGATCCTGCGCATGACCACCGACGGCAGGCCGGCCCCCGGCAACCCGTTCGGCACCTACGTCTACAGCCTCGGCCACCGCAACCCGCAGGGCCTCGCCTTCGACCGCAACGGCCGTCTGTGGGAAGCGGAGTTCGGCAACAGCTCCAAGGACGAACTGAACCTGATCAAGCCCGGCGCCAACTACGGCTGGCCGGTCTGCGAGGGCGCCTGCTCCACCGCGGGGATGACCAACCCGAAGGCCACCTGGAACGTCTCGGAGGCCTCGCCGAGCGGCATCGCGATCGTGCGCAACGTCGTCTACATGGCCTCCCTGCGCGGCGAGCGGCTGTGGAGGATCCCGATCACCGGGGACAGCGAGAGCGTCGGCACGCCGACCGCGTACTACGTGGGCACCTACGGCCGGCTGCGCACGGTCACCAAGGTGCCGGGCGCCGACCAGCTGTGGCTGTCGACCACCAACTGCGACAACAACGGAGGAGCGGCGGACGGATCGGACAAGATCTTCCGCGTGACCATCAGCTGA
- a CDS encoding LysR substrate-binding domain-containing protein, protein MYDPSQLRTFLAVAQTLSFTQAARRLGLRQSTVSQHVRRLEDAAGRLLFTRDTHSVELTEDGEAMLGFARRILEVHDQATAFFTGTRLRGRLRFGASEDFVLTRLPEILEGFRYDHPEVDLELTVELSGTLHERLAAGKLDLVLAKRRPEDPRGELVWHDRLVWIGAERLRLDADRPVPLIVYPPPGITRMLALEALERQGREWRIVCTSGSLNGLIAAARAGLGVMAHSRGLVPPGLVRVPDRSGLPELGQVDFVLVHGPRRTAAQGAADALASAILAGGDRLHRR, encoded by the coding sequence ATGTACGACCCGTCGCAGTTGCGTACGTTCCTGGCGGTGGCGCAGACCCTGAGCTTCACGCAGGCCGCCCGCAGGCTCGGGCTGCGCCAGTCGACGGTGAGCCAGCACGTACGGCGCCTGGAGGACGCCGCGGGCAGGCTGCTGTTCACCCGGGACACCCACTCCGTGGAGCTGACGGAGGACGGCGAGGCGATGCTGGGGTTCGCGCGCCGGATCCTGGAGGTGCACGACCAGGCGACGGCGTTCTTCACCGGCACCCGGCTGCGGGGGCGGCTGCGGTTCGGGGCGTCCGAGGACTTCGTCCTCACCCGGCTGCCCGAGATCCTCGAGGGCTTCCGGTACGACCATCCCGAGGTGGACCTGGAACTGACGGTGGAGCTGTCGGGGACGCTGCACGAGCGGCTGGCCGCCGGAAAGCTGGACCTCGTCCTCGCCAAGCGGCGGCCGGAGGATCCCCGGGGCGAGCTGGTGTGGCACGACCGGCTGGTGTGGATCGGGGCGGAGCGGCTGCGCCTGGACGCCGACCGCCCGGTGCCGCTGATCGTCTACCCCCCGCCCGGGATCACCCGGATGCTGGCGCTGGAGGCCCTGGAGCGACAGGGACGCGAGTGGCGGATCGTGTGCACCAGCGGGAGCCTCAACGGACTGATCGCGGCCGCGCGGGCAGGCCTCGGGGTGATGGCGCACTCGCGGGGCCTGGTGCCGCCCGGGCTGGTGCGGGTGCCCGACCGGTCCGGGCTGCCGGAGCTGGGGCAGGTCGACTTCGTGCTGGTGCACGGTCCGCGGCGCACGGCCGCGCAGGGGGCGGCGGACGCGCTCGCCTCCGCGATCCTGGCGGGCGGGGACCGGCTGCACCGGCGCTGA
- a CDS encoding alpha-galactosidase, with amino-acid sequence MIGIRSLTATVTGLLLAATVPLVGTAQPAAASDNGQSVRPAMGWSSWSFVRRTPTEAKIKAQADALVASGLKNHGFAYVNLDDFWQKCDSNGFVVDSYGRWAVDTAKFPSGIKALADYVHSKGLKFGFYVTPGIAKNAVTKNTPIEGTSYHAKDIADTSRTEKNYNCKNMYYIDYQKPGAQEFVNSWARQFASWGVDYLKIDGVGSHDVPDVQAWDKALRSTGRPINFALSNNLPIADASTWKRLANSWRTQGDVECYCGPGDNGSGYPLTDWSHVSSRFNTAASWQPHAGPGGWNDLDSLEIGNGDRVGLTADQRRSHFTLWAMAASPLLLGTDLTDLDPVDKAMLTNDRLIGVDQDGVAAKRIVNSGVKQVWSKKESDGQYVVALFNTGTSGNATVAVDWSQVGFSGSGDVTDLWSGSHKGVIADSYSATLRPGETRLIRVKPVNSLKSAAASPGMAVAPYEYLGWGNPQNPTSVMSATGVKWFTLAFILSDGGCNPKWDGSRPLTGGTDQSRIDAIRSAGGDVMVSVGGWSGNKLGEKCSSASALAGAYQKVINAYRLKALDIDIENTEWSNATVRQRVVDALKTVKANNPGLKTVITFGTTTSGPDATGVDMIKRAANSGLANDVWCIMPFDFGGGATNMGTLTTQAMEGLKARVKSAYGYSDATAYAHIGLSSMNGRTDDSGERVRVADFRTMLAYAQQHHIGRLTYWSVNRDRPCASGTDGDSCSGVTQQPYDYLKVFTQYTG; translated from the coding sequence ATGATCGGAATCAGATCGCTCACGGCCACGGTGACGGGCCTGCTCCTCGCCGCGACGGTACCGCTCGTGGGCACCGCCCAACCGGCGGCCGCCTCCGACAACGGCCAGTCCGTCCGGCCCGCCATGGGCTGGTCCAGCTGGAGCTTCGTGCGCCGCACGCCGACCGAGGCGAAGATCAAGGCGCAGGCCGACGCGCTGGTCGCCAGTGGCCTCAAGAACCACGGTTTCGCCTACGTCAACCTCGACGACTTCTGGCAGAAGTGCGACTCCAACGGCTTCGTCGTCGACTCCTACGGCCGTTGGGCCGTGGACACCGCCAAGTTCCCGTCCGGCATCAAGGCGCTGGCCGACTACGTCCACTCCAAGGGCCTGAAGTTCGGCTTCTACGTGACGCCCGGCATCGCCAAGAACGCCGTCACCAAGAACACCCCGATCGAGGGGACCTCGTACCACGCGAAGGACATCGCGGACACGTCGAGGACGGAGAAGAACTACAACTGCAAGAACATGTACTACATCGACTATCAGAAGCCGGGTGCCCAGGAGTTCGTGAACTCCTGGGCGCGGCAGTTCGCCTCCTGGGGAGTCGACTACCTCAAGATCGACGGAGTGGGCAGCCATGACGTCCCCGACGTCCAGGCATGGGACAAGGCGCTGCGCTCCACCGGACGGCCGATCAACTTCGCGCTGTCCAACAACCTTCCGATCGCGGACGCCTCCACCTGGAAGAGGCTGGCGAACAGCTGGCGCACACAGGGCGACGTGGAGTGCTACTGCGGTCCCGGTGACAACGGCAGCGGCTATCCGCTCACCGACTGGTCGCACGTCTCCTCCCGCTTCAACACCGCGGCCTCCTGGCAGCCGCACGCCGGTCCGGGCGGCTGGAACGACCTCGACTCCCTGGAGATCGGCAACGGCGACCGGGTGGGCCTGACCGCCGACCAGCGCCGGTCCCACTTCACCCTCTGGGCGATGGCCGCCTCACCGCTGCTGCTCGGCACCGACCTGACCGATCTCGACCCGGTCGACAAGGCGATGCTGACCAACGACCGCCTCATCGGGGTCGACCAGGACGGCGTCGCCGCCAAGCGGATCGTGAACAGCGGGGTCAAGCAGGTCTGGAGCAAGAAGGAGAGCGACGGCCAGTACGTGGTGGCCCTGTTCAACACCGGTACGTCCGGCAACGCGACGGTCGCCGTGGACTGGTCGCAGGTCGGCTTCTCCGGCTCCGGTGACGTCACCGACCTGTGGTCCGGCTCGCACAAGGGCGTGATCGCGGACTCCTACAGCGCGACCCTGCGCCCGGGCGAGACCCGGCTGATCCGCGTGAAGCCCGTCAACTCCCTGAAGAGCGCGGCGGCTTCACCGGGCATGGCCGTCGCCCCCTACGAGTACCTCGGCTGGGGCAACCCGCAGAACCCCACCTCGGTGATGTCGGCGACCGGCGTCAAGTGGTTCACCCTCGCGTTCATCCTCTCCGACGGCGGCTGCAACCCGAAGTGGGACGGCTCGCGCCCGCTGACCGGCGGCACCGACCAGTCGAGGATCGACGCGATCAGATCCGCCGGCGGTGACGTCATGGTCTCCGTCGGCGGCTGGAGCGGGAACAAGCTCGGCGAGAAGTGCTCCAGCGCCTCGGCGCTCGCCGGCGCCTACCAGAAGGTGATCAACGCCTACCGGCTGAAGGCCCTCGACATCGACATCGAGAACACCGAGTGGTCCAACGCGACCGTACGGCAGCGGGTCGTCGACGCGCTGAAGACGGTCAAGGCGAACAACCCGGGCCTGAAGACCGTCATCACCTTCGGCACCACGACCAGCGGCCCCGACGCCACCGGCGTCGACATGATCAAGCGGGCGGCGAACTCGGGCCTGGCGAACGACGTGTGGTGCATCATGCCGTTCGACTTCGGCGGCGGCGCCACGAACATGGGCACCCTGACCACGCAGGCCATGGAAGGGCTCAAGGCGCGGGTCAAGTCGGCGTACGGCTACAGCGACGCCACCGCCTACGCCCACATCGGGCTGTCCTCGATGAACGGCAGGACCGACGACTCCGGTGAGCGCGTCCGCGTCGCCGACTTCAGGACCATGCTCGCCTACGCCCAGCAGCACCACATCGGGCGCCTCACCTACTGGTCCGTCAACCGCGACCGCCCTTGCGCCTCGGGCACCGACGGCGACTCGTGCAGCGGTGTGACGCAGCAGCCGTACGACTACCTCAAGGTCTTCACCCAGTACACGGGCTGA